A genome region from Vibrio tapetis subsp. tapetis includes the following:
- a CDS encoding metal ABC transporter permease: MDMIRQWAMAGVEAGWLSESFSYAFLVNALVAALMVGPLLGGLGTLVIAKRLAFFSEAVGHAALTGIALGVLLGETPDNPIIGLFSFCMVFAILLHFVRNRTNVPYDTLVGVFLALALAVGAALLMYVARKINIHLLENVLFGSILTVTDNDLALLALSCLAIILVLIPTFNRILLTCISPDIAKVRGYATTFYDYLFVMMVTLVTIASVKIIGAVLVGALLLIPGATARLLTQSMGRFVVLSGVLATVSCLIGTLLPMELKLPVPSGAAIIIVAAIFFLTATCYRMIRKG, translated from the coding sequence ATGGATATGATTCGCCAGTGGGCGATGGCAGGAGTGGAAGCTGGCTGGTTGAGTGAAAGCTTTTCGTATGCTTTTTTGGTCAACGCGCTTGTTGCCGCTTTGATGGTAGGGCCTTTATTAGGTGGCCTTGGCACATTGGTGATTGCGAAGCGTTTGGCGTTTTTCTCTGAAGCGGTTGGCCATGCGGCATTAACCGGGATTGCACTGGGTGTGTTGTTAGGCGAAACGCCGGATAATCCAATCATCGGGTTGTTCAGCTTTTGTATGGTTTTCGCCATATTACTGCATTTTGTGAGAAACCGAACTAACGTGCCTTACGATACGCTCGTTGGCGTGTTTTTGGCCCTAGCGCTTGCCGTCGGTGCCGCCTTGTTAATGTACGTGGCTCGTAAGATAAACATTCACCTGCTAGAAAACGTGCTATTTGGCTCAATCCTTACGGTAACGGACAATGATTTGGCTTTGTTAGCGTTAAGTTGTTTAGCGATCATTCTTGTCCTGATCCCAACCTTTAATCGCATATTGTTAACCTGTATCAGTCCCGACATAGCAAAGGTAAGAGGCTACGCCACCACATTTTATGACTATCTATTTGTCATGATGGTGACCTTGGTAACGATAGCATCAGTAAAAATTATAGGGGCAGTATTAGTGGGTGCTTTACTGTTGATCCCTGGCGCAACAGCGCGGCTACTGACCCAAAGTATGGGGCGGTTTGTTGTGCTATCTGGCGTGTTAGCTACGGTGAGTTGTTTGATTGGCACATTGTTGCCAATGGAGCTGAAACTGCCGGTTCCTTCAGGTGCTGCCATCATCATAGTTGCGGCCATTTTCTTTTTAACTGCGACCTGTTATCGCATGATTCGTAAAGGGTAA
- a CDS encoding metal ABC transporter solute-binding protein, Zn/Mn family: protein MFKHFLRRYRMRTMSCILFVLALGLTSKTVLANDILTATPVTYMLAQELVKGTGINTTYLPPKRYSVARLPNWFETRGEKAVAAAAEKAQVAITLSAVWPQDPLFIHARQANIRLVEIDASQAISPRATGVAAIQLDDGSISPYMWLNPANLSRMAMIVSDDLQKVWPQHAQLIGDNRQALIRDVRSLINRQQTALQEAEIDTVLLLSSDLEDFAAGHQLFVVERLTKQELDWTEEDKQQIRQLLAEDPSVWVLTSRKVNANLAQLLGEHSNVLVVDNIDRWGSKGISEEEALNRWDITTLP, encoded by the coding sequence ATGTTTAAACATTTTTTACGTCGCTATCGAATGCGCACAATGAGCTGTATTTTATTTGTTTTGGCATTGGGCTTAACGAGTAAAACCGTATTGGCCAATGATATTTTAACTGCGACGCCAGTGACGTATATGTTGGCGCAGGAGTTGGTAAAGGGGACGGGCATTAACACCACTTATTTGCCGCCTAAGCGTTACAGTGTCGCAAGATTACCTAATTGGTTTGAAACTCGAGGCGAAAAGGCGGTGGCCGCGGCGGCTGAAAAAGCACAGGTCGCGATTACTCTAAGTGCCGTTTGGCCGCAAGACCCGTTATTTATTCATGCAAGACAAGCCAATATCCGCTTAGTGGAAATTGACGCGAGCCAAGCTATTTCACCTAGAGCGACTGGCGTAGCGGCAATCCAGTTAGATGATGGCTCTATATCGCCTTACATGTGGCTTAATCCAGCTAACTTAAGCCGAATGGCCATGATTGTGAGTGATGACCTACAGAAAGTATGGCCGCAACATGCGCAGTTAATTGGAGATAACCGACAAGCGTTGATCCGTGACGTGAGATCTTTGATAAATCGCCAACAGACGGCATTGCAAGAAGCGGAAATAGACACCGTTTTACTGCTGTCTTCTGATTTAGAAGATTTTGCCGCGGGTCACCAGTTGTTTGTGGTCGAAAGGCTGACCAAGCAAGAGTTAGATTGGACCGAAGAAGACAAACAACAGATACGCCAATTATTGGCAGAAGATCCGAGTGTTTGGGTTCTGACGTCGCGTAAGGTGAACGCAAACTTAGCTCAACTACTTGGTGAGCATTCTAACGTTTTGGTCGTGGACAATATTGATCGCTGGGGCAGTAAAGGCATAAGTGAAGAAGAAGCCCTAAACCGCTGGGATATTACTACTCTGCCATAG